cagttccaacttcactttctcggaagactacatctctgtttctgatgaccttcttctttacaggatcccacaatctgtacCCAAACTCTTtatctccatatccgataaatatgcagggaacaaatttatcatccagctttgttctctactcttttggtacatgtgcaaaaactctgcaaccgaacaccttcagatgcgagtaggatacctccttgttggtccaaactctctctgggatgtcaaacgccaacggaactgatggactcctattgattaggtaacaggctgtctgaactgcttcaccccagaatgacttaggcagtttagccattctgagcatgcttctcaccttctccacaatggtgcggttcatcctctcggctatgccattgtgctgtggggttccaggaactgtcttttcatgtatgatcccatgacttgaacaatactcttcaaattcccttgaagtgtactcacctccattgtcacttcggagatgttttagctttcgacccgtctccctttctactagagcatgaaacttctggaaaacttgaaacacctgatctttggttttcaaaatataaacccataattttcgtgaagcatcatcaataaaagtaacaaaatatttgttactgcccattgattcaattttcattgggccgcaaacatcagaatatactaaatcaagtatattcaattttctttcagacgatgtctgaaatgagactctatgctgcttaccaaataaacagtagtcacaaggttttaccattgtacctttggcataagaaatgagtgatttcttgacaagaatctgcaatcccttctcgctcatatgacccattcttttgtgccacaaatctgcagtAATCTCATCTTGTACCGcattcaattcaccttggcatatttctgcatttgtcctgtacaacgtgccacgagcaactccctttgcaatcaccaatgatcccttagtgagtctccacttttgatttgcaaaatagttctcgtatctatctcggtctaaagcaattcccgagatcaagtttatccgcaaatcaggtacatgccgcacatcctttaaaaccaatgtgcatccgacatttgtcttgatacaaatgtcaccaatcctcGCAATCTTTGAGtgacttgtgttacccattctcactgtgccgaaatcacctgctatatatctgcaaaaaagatctcttaccggtgtggcatggtgagatgccgttgtgtcaaccacccattccgactctggacctgacaggtgcatgcattcctcttcctcatttataaagaggacaacattatcattattttgtaccatggcggctgtgttgtcgtcattcttctggccactggtttcacctttgcccttccttggatttgggcaatctcttttgaagtgacctggttgatcacagttgtagcaatttctggctcttgatttggatcggttctttgacttcccacgagctccggatctaccatagttgttcgaactcctttgataactcctgcctctaccttctgtgatgagagcctgtccttgattttcaggcttctttctcatcttttcATTGAggagaagagccgatgtgacatctttcaactcaatagtagtcttaccgtgaaggatggttgttgccaaggATGGGTGAAGATGGCAACGAATTtaatagcaagatggctttatcttcttcctcgattttcactccgaggttggcaagttgtgtgattagtccgttaaacatatttaaatgtgacaaaaaattcgtaccttcactcatgtgtagggcgtataactgcttcttcaggtacaatttatttgtcagcgttttggacatgtataggctttccaaccttgtccaaatttcacgtgcagtgtcttcatcaatgatgttatttaccacatcatctgataagtgcaacctgattgcactagcagctctttcatccaagttAGCCCAATCCTCATCTTTCATGGTATCAAGCTTTTTGGCATcaacatctagtaccttgtgtaatccttgttgaatgagcagatccctcattcttctttgccatgttgagaaaccgttatctccgttgaattttgctacctcgtactttactccaaacatttttatttttcaccgagtatagtactaccgacagtgaatagtatttcagtgaacgagcagaacctgtgctctgataccagttgttgggaataaacccccatagaaataatattcacggtaataaaagctGAATAATAATATAGCACCGAGATatggtaattaacaagaataaaagagtaacaacgacaccaagatttttatgtgaaaaacccTTTTAacaagggaaaaaaccacggccccgagaggagcaactgatatcactatagtaaggaattttacactttgtaggtccgagtaaaatactccaaagaccactacaacactcaaaagaaataaccctcttttgatattcccacctcactacaatatcgctcactctctatttttctcacagactattttcttataccctgtctgtgaaacctcactctttctttctctctttgttggtgtgtggaaatgagagttgaagctctccttttatagcaaaagtttcactctctaaagcctaccatatttgacaatttacacacacttttcacaattcaacaaagttggctatcaaaccaaaccaagtcaacaaggttgactaccaaaccaagtcaacaaggttgactaccaaaccaaactaattcaacaaggttggctaccaaaccaaactaagtcaacaaggttggctaccaaaccaaagaaacttttattaggcacatgtctaatacttcttcaatgagatggacatcatcagtaacaacaacaacaagataataagataaCCGGAGCAAAATCAATAACAAGCTAAGTAGTAATAAAAATATACGAATAAGAAAGTACGCGAATAATACTAATACTAGTGGTATGGAAAAGAAGTCTGTGTTCATTATGTTAatagaagaaaatacaatattAAAGGATTCTCTTAAAAGTTACACATTCTCATACAGTACTAATCTCCCAAGGTGGAGTAATTTCATTAATTAATTGAGAATTTGGATAAGATGTCAACAAATAGAAAATCATTGGTGGGCCAAGCAAAGCTTGGCGTTTGTGTTAGGGCTGAAAGTTGGCCTGTTGCAATTTGGGCTAATGGCAAGCTAAAGCCCAAAGTTGTATGTTCACGGGATCTTTACACAAGTAGTAGGTCATATTTATAGTTTATCTTTTTTAGCCACATATATATACACAGTGGCGTCAGGGTTTTCATTAaggggagtcaaaatataaaaaaataaactcaCCAAGAAGTCAAGGGGTAtccttatatagtatatatacatattttaaaacGTAATTACCGAGCTAAACAATGTAATTTTCCGACGAATGGGGCTCGGTTGACACCCCTTGGGTGCATGTGGCCCCGCCACTgtatatacatagattatatattgattatatatgattatacacatattaaacataaattatacatatattatacatttgccaattatttttaatttaagtgattgAGTGGACGGCTAATCGGGTTAAGGTGGGGGAAGAAAGGAACTAAAAGCGTTTGCGTAAATGTTTTATTTCACCTTTGTTTCCACCAAacaaatcattttagtgcatatTAAGCCTCTTTTTTTTGTTGAAGATCTCATATAATACCTTTGGTTTTATGTGCATCCAGTCTTGGAGTTTTATTTTCAGTTTACATGTCTATTTTTACATTATATAGGagttttaaaatctaaaaatgtgcttcatgaaaagtgattaaAAAGTAGCAATAGGACAAGAGctaggggagaaattcaaaaatagccagatttataagtggttattgaaaaatagccacaattttaaaagtaatcgaaatttagccatttttcatgtaaagataaatttgaacgaaaatactCTTTAAAATACGGAAAATATTCCAGTATATGATACTGGAGTTTCAGTATATTATattagaactccagtatattatactggagtaatagtataatataccggtccggcataatatgctggaagttcatacacaagtactcaaatctccagtatattatgctggaacttcccgcgtgttggagttccaacataatatgttggaagatCATATATACATGCAAcaatcttcagtatattatgttggaactttttgTATTGCAacaaatagtgactattttttaatgattttacaaatactggttatttttcaattactaatCCAAAAATTGACTAGGCCGTGATATTCCACCAAGTGCTAGCCATGAAGTAGGATAAGTAAACAAGAAGGACAAGATTACGAGTTATGACATTCAATGTAAAATTCAAGGGAAAGGtacatattttatctttatatgtcACTCTTAACTTTgactttcatttcttttttctctttctaaaCAATAAAACCAATTCGAAACAAGGGTTGGAAATGTTATTTCCTTTTGTTTATCAGATTCAAATCTTTCTTGTCATTTTCAAATATAAGTGCAAAGGGCAAAACTTATGAAAAGAAAGAAACTGAAAATCCAACTTTCCAAGCAAAGGGTGGCATAGTTTCATAGACATCTTTCTAttgtgaaaataaaataaaacttcaTAGGTAGACccagtgttttaaaatcaaagaagagaATTTGCTAAATCTATTACCATCTTGCCAAGATAATTCAGTTGAACTAATCAAATTAATTCGGAGTTATCattatatttattataataaTACCATCATTTGCTCTATTATACTCCCAGGAAGACGTACTAGTTCATCAAATCATTTCCGTATCAGAAAATTGATTAAAGCACAACAAAATACCTTAAAATTacaatatgattcataaaatatTTGGCTAAAAAAATATACTTTACCATTTAATATATGCATCAAAACAAAAAATGCATAACATGTGTAGTGTTTATTACTAATCATGATTAAGTCACATGTAAGCGCCCCCATTGAAAtgtaaaatctcaaaatgcattctttcaactttaaattctttttaattaattgcacccctcccccccccacccccaccccctcttttttttttttcttttttgacagTTGGAACATTCTGGTACTGATTTCTTATTTTAgccaaacaaatagaaaaataaaataaaacaaagtcTATGATGTTTGAAAGTCCCCCGTCACTCAGCCCCACCACTCCATAATCACAAccagaagaaaaggaaaagaagaagaagaaataaaggGGGAAAATGTAAACAGAAAAAAACAGTTGTCTCTTTTGCTCTACCCATTCAATCTTTCCCCATTTTCTTTCCTCAGATCCAATGCAACAAAATCTCAACTTTAAATCCATATATCTATCTATCTCCCTCTCATTTCCCTAATTCCAATTcccctcatttcataatctgaaacCCTAACACTAAAAATCCCCCCTTTTTTGCTCTCACTATAAAACCCTAATTTGCAGATTCTCTAGCCTCATTTCACCAAGTTCTCTTCTTGATTGAGGGGGTTTACACCCAATTTCGAAAAGTTGGAAGTTTTACTTAAATTGTCGGTTTGAAAGTTCTCTTTTTGGTTGAGGGTTTTCACAGCCAATTTCGAGAAACTTAGGAATTTGAGCTGGAATTGTCAGTTTGCAACCCTAAATTTTAGGAAAATGGCTACAAGGGGAAGCAGATCGGAGAAGGTGAAGAGAATCTTCACGCAATTCGACGTTAACGGTGACGGTGGTCTTAACCGTGAGGAAATGGCAGCGTTAGTGGTCGCCGTAAATCCTAGGGTTAAATTCAGCGACGAGCAAATCAGCGCTATTCTCGATGAGGTTTTCCGTACGTACAGCGAGTTTATCGACGGCGACAAGGGCCTCACCTACGACGGCCTTTTGCGTACCTACGACGACGGCGCTGGTGACGTGGATCGTGACTTCGACGCGCTTGGGCTCGAGTTTAAGCCGGAGGACAATATTGGAAGTTCCATGGCTGCAGCGGAAGAAGCATCATCATCGtcaattgtggatgatgatagaGTGATGGAGCCTCACAAAAAACTGCGGACTGCGGCGTGGGCAGCCTCTCCAAATCACGGCATTGTGTTTGATGACACATGGAAGCTCGTGGATGACATTGAGATATTGATCAAGAGGCTTAAATCAAAACAGGCGAAAGACGGGAAGTTAAAGAATGATAATTCTGATGTGTATTCGGAAGGTTGGTCGAGAGAATTAGGACCCTCGACTGAGCTTTCGGATAAACGGGTGGTTTGGGAGGAGACTGGACATGACTATAGTGTGTTTGTGAAGGAGTTGGGTGTGTTGAGGTCGAGGGCAGATGGGGCAAGGTCGAGGGAAGAAGCTTTTGATGGTCACATGGCAATTGGTAGAGTTTTGTATGATCAGCATTTGTTTAAGGAAGCACTAGTTAGCTTTAAGAGAGCTTGTGAATTGCAGCCTGCTGATGTTAGGCCACATTTTCGGGCTGGAAATTGTTTGTACGTGCTCGCGAGGCATCGTGAGGCAAAAGAGGAGTTCTTACTTGCATTGGAGGCTGCTGAAGCTGGTGGTAGTCAGTGGGCTTATTTGCTTCCTCAGATTCATGTGAATTTGGGTATTGCTCTTGAAGGTGAAGGTATGGTTATTAGTGCCTGTGAACATTATAGAGAGGCTGCTATTTTGTGTCCGACTCATTTTAGAGCTTTGAAACTTTTGGGTAGTGCACTTTTTGGTGTGGGTGAGTATAAGGCTGCTGTTAAGGCATTAGAAGAGGCTATTTATATGAAGAGTGATTACACTGATGCGCATTGTGATCTTGCCTCTGCATTGCACGCGATGGGCGATGATGATAATGCAATTAAGGAGTTTCAGAGAGCTATTGATTTGAAACCTGGTCATGTTGATGCCTTGTATAATTTGGGTGGACTTTACATGGATATGGGCAGATACCAGCGTGCTTCGGAGATGTACACAAGGGTACTAGGTGTTTGGCCGAATCATTGGAGAGCACAGCTCAATAAGGCTGTGGCTTTATTGGGGGCTGGGGAAACCGAGGAAGCTAAGAAAGCTTTGAAAGAAGCTCTAAAGATGACTAACAGAGTGGAATTGCATGACGCAATCGCACACTTGAAACAGCTTCAGAAGAAGAGGTTGAAGGGGAATGGAAGTGGTAATGGGGAGGAGGCCTTTATCATTGTTGAACCCTCAAAGTTTAAGACAGTGGGTGAGAAGACCACATTGAGACCAGATTTATCCACTGCTCTTGATATTAGAAGTTTTCAGAGGATTACTCGTCTTAATCGTTGTGATGTTGATCAGATAAAGAAGGAAATAGGTGAGACTGATGTACCATTGTCTTATTCTGGTGGTGTACCTGAAAAGTCAATACGCAAGGCTTCACTGGAGGAGATTCTGCACAGATTGCTTAAATTCTTGAAGCCAGAGACATTTATAGGAGCTGTTAAAGCCATTAACCAGAAAATTCTCTCTGTTTTAGATGAGTCAGAATCAGGTAGGGTGGATCTAGGCATGTTTTTTGCCGTTCTTGCTCCTGTCTGTGGAGGATCACCGGACAAAAGAAAACGCATTGCATATGAGGCGCTTTTGTGGCGTCCTGTGAATGAAGGTAGCAACCAGATAAGGAAAACTGATGCTCAGAGGTACATCAAACTGCTAAGAGCTATCTATATTCCTTCCCATGGAGCAAGCGAAATGTTGGAAATCCACGGGCAGATGGACACATCATTGGTGTCTTTAGCAGAATTCACGGCGATGTTTGATGATCCTGATTGGGGTTTTGGTATTATGTCCACTTTACTGAAGCTTGAATATGGGGATAGGAATCGTCACGGTAGCCATGTTTGTGCAACTTGCCGCTACCCAATTATAGGGTCTCGCTTTAAGGAGATAAAATCGCATTTCAGTTTGTGCAGTCAATGTTACAGTGAAGGAAAAGTACCACCAACCAGCAAGCAAGAAGAGTATAGATTTAAAGAATATGCTACTGAATCCGAGGCAGTGAAAGATAAATGCATGTGgtttggaatccattctaaagGCTCCTCATCTCCTGCTGCTGCTTCCTAGCTATTCGAGTGTTAAGATATCAGATGTTCAGGGTGTGAATTATATTAGCTTATGAAACATGTTCTGTGGGCTTCATGCCTTTGTACAATAATCCTTTCAAGTTGTGACCATCAATTCTTTGTTTAAAGGCAGTATTGTAGGGACTTGGTTGGTTCTTTGGGTGCCTTCATCTTTGTTTTCTGACTCCTTTTAGGGATTGTATCTCATGTAAGTTCATTAGTGTAAAGTTCTATGTCCCCTTGATTTGTTCATTTTGTAGTATTTGTGGCTATGGATCCAACAATTGATTCCAGTTATTAGCACAATAGTGTTTTTTAATAGTAGACTTTTGGCCTCTGAATCTACGTTTAAGTAAAGCTTAAGGCATAGGACCTATGATTCCTTTCATTCATGAACTTAACTTGTGCAAACTATTGTTACCCTCGTGCTGAAAATAAATTTGTGTGATCTGTTGCTACTGCTTCTTTTTGTATCTTTCCTTGTGCCGAGGGTTTGTCGGAAATAACATTTCTACATTCTCAAGgcaggggtaagatctgcgtacacgcTATCCTCTTCAGACCCCACTCATAGGTACACTGGATTTGTTGTATATTGGGTATTCCCTTGTTTCACCTTCTTTCTTCTTGTGATTCGGAATTACCTGATTATTACTACTCCATTTAGGGCCAAAAAAAGCCAATAATCTAGTTGAAAATGAATAGAAAACATTAAGTTatgatttggaagaacagtctttTTGGACTagaagaaattttttgaagaacATAGAGAGGCAATATATGTCCATAAGAAAATTTTCACTTGCATATAGTGtcatttttggacaaaaatgaTTTAATTGACCACTCTTGGGTCCATGTGACTCTGTGACTGCCTGACAGGTGTATATAGCAAGCAATAGTGTAATCAATTAAAAGGGAATGTTGGTGAAACGGTCTGGATTGCACAAATCATGTGAGAAAAGAGAATATTGGCATTAAAGAAATGGTAAGTCTGAAGCTATAATAATTAAGCAATCAGACAATGATGAAGTAGATGCACATATGGCAAATTCTCTGATCCAATCACTAGGCACATTACATTAATTAGTTATCATCCCTTTTATTATTACGGAATATGATTAGCTGGAAATCCCTTTAATACAGAGACTATTTCTCTACGCAATTTAAAAATAAACGAAGAGAAAATGACATGAAAAGGCAAACGGTATTTAAAGATTGGAAAGTGTATTTGATTGTTAATTGGCTGGAATATCTTATGCTCATATGTTAAAATGATGATTTGTTGCCATTTAAAGTAGTTCTAGTATTATAGTggaataattgcaaataatacaCACATGAGTATTAAACTCGGCTGGGACCTCATTCTCATTATGAATCATGATAATTCATGATCTTCTTTGTAGTCTTTTACTTTAAGGCTTATACAAATGTGGTGATTCAAGATTTAAACTCGATGAGTTCAATTTTTTGGTTTTCATCTTGAACCCATTATAATCTtgaagttatgggttcaattctattatttattataattttagtaaattCTAGTAAATTTTTACCCGAACCTATAAAAGTACATCCGCCTTTGCGAATGTCTATAAGGCATTCTTAGGGAAAAGGTGTAAATTTGTTCCTACAAGTTAAAATTGCTTAATTATGCTCCGTTACActtttggtatattaatattcTTGTTGTTAGTTAATCGTCTCGGTTTTGTTCTAACACGAAATGGGAGGTTTCCATGTGTTCAAATTCTTCTACAAAGTATTAAAATTACTCAAGGATTGGTGCTCTATTAGGGGTCAAGGGCAAAAGTGAACTTATCTTAATGGTGGAGGCAATATTAGATCAAAATTTTAACAAAGGGGCAAGTTATTCAATTTCTAATAGTATAGGAGCAAATTTGATTATTTTGTTTGTAATACACTTTTGATGATATAATAAAGATGCTCTTAAGTATCTTACAAATCCGTTGTAGTCTAGGTGGTTAGGATACTCGGCTCTCACCCAAGAGACCCGGGTTCAAGTCCCGGCAAcggaattaatttttaaaatttcccCACTACTTTTTCCAAAATGCATTAATAAATGAATATTTCGTCTATACAACTTTCGCCTGCTACAACTTTCAAACTAATCACAAACTACTAGCATTTTGAATTTTCCCTTAGAAAGAACTAATTTAGGACACAAATAGCTGGcgatatttattgtttattttttctagttatatacattgattatatataattatacatatataatacaaaatattatgcatatattatactttaatcggttatttttagtttaagtggtcgggtgagcggctatttgagttaattctttTCTAGTtgctaaacaaataaataaacaaatggACGTTTGTCTTTTCAAAGTTTTTTTTACAACTTTCTCCTCCTATACTCTTATTTGATTACAACTTGTTTAGGGAGTAGTATTTTTGAGAGTCGCTTAGAAGAACTTGTTCTTTTACCAGAAATTTTCTATGGTGGATTTATTTAACATCATCAACTGGTAATTATAGTAACGGTAACCTTATCAGAGCCAATTATAGTTCAGAAACGTAAAATTAGAGGTTTTGGCAGCTTTTAGCAAAAATCAAATCAAGCactattcaatttttttttagtttctatTTTATCTTCAATTaggtgtgtgtgtggggggggggggtgttcaaAGTACAGGTAATATTTGGGGAATATCGAAATCTATAGCTTTAAATTACATGACACTTGCTGTATCGATGAATTATTATTCACTCCTCTGGAGTCTTTTACACATTTAAGGGCTACACATTTAAGGGCAGAGGTATATCCAGAATTTCAAGAACGTAGGTGCATCATGAGCGCCATAGACTCGAGTTTCCAAGAAGGTGTCTGAGAGATGTATTTTAAAAGTCaaaataaagactaaagaaaaagaagaaggaaaaaaatagaaagaaaacat
The nucleotide sequence above comes from Nicotiana tabacum cultivar K326 chromosome 12, ASM71507v2, whole genome shotgun sequence. Encoded proteins:
- the LOC107810664 gene encoding putative TPR repeat-containing protein At1g05150, producing the protein MATRGSRSEKVKRIFTQFDVNGDGGLNREEMAALVVAVNPRVKFSDEQISAILDEVFRTYSEFIDGDKGLTYDGLLRTYDDGAGDVDRDFDALGLEFKPEDNIGSSMAAAEEASSSSIVDDDRVMEPHKKLRTAAWAASPNHGIVFDDTWKLVDDIEILIKRLKSKQAKDGKLKNDNSDVYSEGWSRELGPSTELSDKRVVWEETGHDYSVFVKELGVLRSRADGARSREEAFDGHMAIGRVLYDQHLFKEALVSFKRACELQPADVRPHFRAGNCLYVLARHREAKEEFLLALEAAEAGGSQWAYLLPQIHVNLGIALEGEGMVISACEHYREAAILCPTHFRALKLLGSALFGVGEYKAAVKALEEAIYMKSDYTDAHCDLASALHAMGDDDNAIKEFQRAIDLKPGHVDALYNLGGLYMDMGRYQRASEMYTRVLGVWPNHWRAQLNKAVALLGAGETEEAKKALKEALKMTNRVELHDAIAHLKQLQKKRLKGNGSGNGEEAFIIVEPSKFKTVGEKTTLRPDLSTALDIRSFQRITRLNRCDVDQIKKEIGETDVPLSYSGGVPEKSIRKASLEEILHRLLKFLKPETFIGAVKAINQKILSVLDESESGRVDLGMFFAVLAPVCGGSPDKRKRIAYEALLWRPVNEGSNQIRKTDAQRYIKLLRAIYIPSHGASEMLEIHGQMDTSLVSLAEFTAMFDDPDWGFGIMSTLLKLEYGDRNRHGSHVCATCRYPIIGSRFKEIKSHFSLCSQCYSEGKVPPTSKQEEYRFKEYATESEAVKDKCMWFGIHSKGSSSPAAAS